One genomic region from Lineus longissimus chromosome 6, tnLinLong1.2, whole genome shotgun sequence encodes:
- the LOC135489060 gene encoding mitoferrin-2-like, which translates to MSEDEYESLPGTTTISTHMMAGAFAGVMEHCVMYPVDCVKTRMQCLRPCPEAQYRNMVHALRHIVQQEGIARTMRGVQAVIGGAGPAHALYFACYEELKWMFRGTAQGHHVLANGAAGCVATLIHDAVMNPAEVVKQRLQMYGSPYKGAIDCLKQVFKAEGVRAFYRSYTTQLSMNIPFQSVHFVTYELMQDGMNQGRRYNPVSHMVSGGMAGGVAAAVTTPLDVCKTLLNTQESCVCQTIKVDNMFQAVRAVYVMKGFGGYFRGMQARVIHQIPSAAICWSVYEFFKYFITTHQGSVEDIYINPSPAVQVHAGK; encoded by the exons ATGTCCGAGGATGAGTATGAGAGCCTCCCGGGTACTACCACCATATCAACACACATGATGGCTGGTGCATTTGCAGGGGTCATGGAGCACTGCGTGATGTATCCAGTGGATTGTGTCAAA ACTCGGATGCAGTGCCTGAGACCATGCCCAGAAGCTCAGTACCGCAACATGGTCCATGCCCTACGGCATATAGTTCAGCAAGAAGGCATAGCCCGTACCATGCGAGGAGTTCAGGCAGTGATAGGAGGAGCTGGCCCTGCCCATGCCCTGTATTTCGCCTGTTATGAGGAACTAAAATGGATGTTCAGGGGCACTGCACAAGGTCACCATGTGCTAGCTAATG GTGCTGCTGGGTGTGTGGCAACACTAATTCATGACGCTGTGATGAACCCCGCTGAAG TTGTCAAACAGCGACTTCAGATGTATGGAAGTCCTTACAAGGGTGCAATCGACTGTTTAAAACAAGTGTTTAAAGCAGAGGGAGTCCGAGCATTCTACCGTAGTTATACGACTCAACTCAGTATGAACATACCATTTCAGTCGGTTCATTTCGTGACTTATGAACTCATGCAAGACGGCATGAACCAAGGACGACGTTATAATCCCGTTTCGCATATGGTTTCTGGCGGAATGGCAGGTGGCGTGGCCGCTGCGGTGACGACACCTTTAGACGTTTGTAAAACACTTCTTAACACACAGGAAAGCTGTGTCTGTCAGACGATAAAAGTTGACAATATGTTTCAAGCGGTCAGAGCAGTTTATGTTATGAAGGGCTTTGGAGGATATTTTCGAGGGATGCAGGCGCGTGTTATTCACCAGATacctagtgctgccatctgttggtcAGTTTATGAATTCTTCAAGTACTTTATCACGACGCACCAGGGAAGTGTGGAGGACATTTATATTAACCCTTCTCCGGCTGTTCAAGTTCATGCAGGGAAATAG
- the LOC135489092 gene encoding cysteinyl leukotriene receptor 1-like, which produces MNHSQPNALKWRTTDEEQRQGKYPELEMVIVTLQKCICVYIPIGVVGNIISFLATASKDNRKISVCVYMSALSVVDTMVLLTQGAYLLLNFILSTESSTQEVQVASNVQQYIWYSNNTFGMLSGLFLAMMSTDRAIAIQFPFRAKSICTPLNAKKAIILVSFIPAALNINLFFTYRTQQDTLTGSITEVLDYPNPKWVETVVGLYILLFGTIFPFTVIIFCNTLIILNVQKASRRRQKMDAANKPGTTGEKENHLTRMLILVSLTYLILSIPLRLSTVVFKIPELAKMYDLTDDYWQLRLYLVKMVLFTLWTLNFAVNFYMYLLGGGQKFRNETKKVFAQACKRA; this is translated from the exons ATGAATCATTCACAACCGAACGCACTCAAATGGAGAACCACGGACGAGGAGCAGAGACAAGGAAAATACCCAGAGTTGGAAATGGTCATAGTAACACTCCAGAAATGTATTTGTGTCTACATTCCTATTGGCGTGGTTGGCAACATTATTTCCTTCCTTGCGACAGCATCAAAGGACAACCGAAAGATCAGCGTATGTGTCTACATGTCCGCACTCTCTGTTGTTGATACCATGGTGCTTCTTACCCAGGGAGCTTACTTGTTACTTAATTTCATCCTTTCGACGGAATCGAGTACCCAGGAAGTCCAAGTAGCCAGCAACGTCCAGCA GTACATCTGGTACTCCAACAACACATTCGGTATGTTGTCGGGACTTTTCCTAGCAATGATGAGCACCGACCGTGCCATAGCCATCCAGTTTCCCTTCAGGGCAAAATCAATCTGTACACCACTGAACGCAAAGAAGGCGATCATTTTGGTTAGTTTTATTCCAGCGGCCCTAAACATCAATCTCTTCTTCACATATCGTACACAACAGGACACCCTGACAGGCTCAATAACGGAGGTCCTTgactaccctaaccctaaatgGGTCGAGACCGTCGTTGGGTTGTACATACTCTTATTCGGGACTATCTTCCCCTTCACTGTCATAATTTTCTGCAACACTCTCATAATACTCAACGTGCAAAAAGCATCGAGGAGAAGACAAAAGATGGATGCAGCGAATAAACCGGGGACAACtggagaaaaagaaaatcaCCTAACCAGGATGCTGATTTTGGTTTCTCTCACATATCTGATTCTTTCAATACCCCTCCGATTGTCAACTGTCGTTTTTAAAATCCCCGAACTTGCCAAGATGTACGATTTGACAGATGACTATTGGCAGTTACGTCTGTACCTTGTgaagatggttttattcacCTTGTGGACCCTTAACTTTGCCGTGAACTTCTATATGTACCTACTAGGAGGTGGACAGAAGTTTCGAAACGAAACCAAGAAAGTATTTGCTCAAGCCTGTAAGAGAGCATGA
- the LOC135489058 gene encoding probable G-protein coupled receptor No18, whose protein sequence is MKERDEWPRPTRPTGVYNHVEDFLRFSLDDGRQNTYGPTIGGNVTVMEIGTHSSRPPNVTVGLDNITEIVADEDMPLAEKILSAVFLFLFIIITVIGNILVIMSVFTYRPLRNVQNFFIVSLAAADMAVALLVMPFNIINFIMGHWIFGAIFCDMWLTFDVLCCTASILNLCAIATDRYWAIHDPLNYASKRTMKRVLLLIALVWGSSAVISIPPLIGWNNWEDRMEQLEKHHYLTCELTSERGYVIYSASGSFYIPLMIMTFVYLKIFLATRRRLRQRKKRTQALNVGQNNTTTNTRAVTTTVNTNATGTTTVVADISSTETPDEMPMDETNHVGENDKQREEGKEKEKEKKEHKHRSKNRTSTESKQPLTQNSKRTKSIMHQFLEEKQKISLSKERRAARTLGIIMGVFMVCWIPFFIMYVVMPFCPTCKRPNPRFENFIVWLGYVNSGLNPVIYTVFNIDFRKAFKKLLTGKSRR, encoded by the coding sequence ATGAAGGAGCGAGACGAATGGCCCCGGCCGACCAGGCCTACGGGAGTGTACAATCACGTCGAGGACTTCCTACGGTTCTCACTCGATGATGGTAGGCAGAACACGTACGGCCCGACCATCGGCGGGAACGTCACGGTAATGGAGATCGGAACACACAGTTCGCGGCCGCCAAACGTTACGGTTGGTCTGGATAACATAACTGAGATCGTCGCCGACGAGGACATGCCTCTCGCTGAAAAAATACTCTCGGCAGTCTTCCTATTTCTGTTCATCATTATTACAGTTATCGGCAACATTTTAGTCATCATGTCTGTGTTCACGTACAGACCTTTGCGAAATGTGCAAAATTTCTTCATAGTTTCTTTGGCAGCTGCTGATATGGCCGTAGCCCTTCTTGTAATGCCGTTCAACATTATCAATTTCATCATGGGACACTGGATATTCGGGGCAATCTTTTGTGATATGTGGCTCACCTTTGACGTACTATGCTGCACCGCTTCTATCTTAAACTTATGCGCGATCGCCACGGACCGATATTGGGCAATACACGACCCGCTTAATTATGCAAGTAAACGGACAATGAAACGCGTGCTGCTCTTGATAGCGCTGGTTTGGGGTTCCAGCGCCGTCATCTCTATTCCACCTCTGATCGGGTGGAATAACTGGGAAGATCGAATGGAGCAATTAGAAAAACATCATTATCTTACATGTGAGTTGACGTCAGAGCGAGGTTATGTTATATACAGTGCTTCGGGCTCATTCTATATACCTTTAATGATCATGACGTTTGTTTATCTAAAAATCTTCTTGGCGACTCGGAGGAGACTCCGGCAAAGGAAGAAACGAACACAAGCATTGAATGTCGGGCAAAACAACACAACAACAAATACCCGCGCAGTGACGACGACAGTCAACACAAACGCTACGGGCACAACCACTGTCGTCGCCGATATAAGTTCGACAGAAACCCCAGACGAAATGCCAATGGATGAAACGAATCACGTGGGCGAAAACGATAAACAACGAGAGGAgggaaaggaaaaggaaaaagaaaaaaaggagcATAAACACAGATCTAAAAATAGAACGTCTACGGAATCTAAACAACCATTGACGCAAAACAGTAAACGTACGAAGTCAATCATGCATCAGTTTCTTGAAGAGAAGCAAAAAATTTCCCTTTCGAAAGAGCGCCGCGCTGCGCGAACTTTGGGAATTATTATGGGCGTTTTCATGGTGTGTTGGATTCCGTTTTTTATCATGTATGTCGTCATGCCTTTTTGTCCAACATGCAAAAGACCAAACCCCAGGTTTGAAAATTTTATCGTGTGGCTTGGATATGTGAATTCTGGTTTAAATCCAGTGATTTATACTGTGTTCAATATAGATTTCCGAAAGGCATTCAAAAAGCTTTTGACTGGAAAATCTCGGAGATAA